A genomic segment from uncultured Desulfuromonas sp. encodes:
- a CDS encoding sigma 54-interacting transcriptional regulator, with translation MTGPIKTVKDRCRKCYACVRNCPVKAIKVKANYAEVIYPRCIGCGKCIAVCTQKAKIIADTSEETRQFLASPRKTIAVLGCSFPAFFHDASPGQLVTGLKRLGFAEVHEGASGVELIADSYMQQVDSSSDQPLISTHCPTIVDLIERHYPQMLKNLMSTVSPMIAIGRFIKAHHGDNVRVIYISSCIAGKFEIAAEQVSGAIDGVLTYKELSQMFRQQKLDLSRLGTTPFDGLEPKKGRLFPITGGPFQVFNVNDDFFHPQFISTEGEENSLEIIRDLAAGRIHARLVDIRFCNGGCIGGPGKNNRLTTFSKRTLIHQYFQSGSTTYKTNPSYLEPLSDLNLTRTFRNKHKRLDLPSGDSIRKILQQTNKLREQDELDCGACGYATCREHAIAVYQGLADIEMCLPYSLQRLEEDRVILAQKYELAKHALSQEFGEVEIVGKDPHTIEVLNLIRQVGPTPTTVLIRGESGTGKELTARAIHQMSQRADKTLVTLNCTTLTDSLLESELFGHKKGAFTGAMTDKRGLFEAANGGTIFLDEIGDITPKLQAELLRVLDSGEIRPVGGNSSREVDVRLIAATNKNLEQGVKDGWFREDLFYRLNVFSITMPPLRNRLDSLEALVEQFLRSTSKRVNKTIDSIDRRAIEAMRNYQWPGNIRELQNIIERAAVLTQDNCIHLENLPVIFTELIAKHHDGPDQQISSFRDSLDKQLHLIEKGLLKSYLQQTQGNVSEAARRAQLPRRSMYRLLERHNLSGEDYRQGDK, from the coding sequence ATGACAGGACCAATAAAGACCGTTAAAGACCGCTGCAGAAAATGTTACGCCTGCGTTAGAAACTGCCCGGTCAAAGCAATTAAAGTCAAAGCCAATTATGCAGAAGTGATCTATCCGCGCTGCATCGGTTGCGGCAAATGCATCGCTGTCTGCACCCAAAAAGCCAAAATCATTGCCGATACCAGTGAAGAAACCCGCCAGTTCCTGGCCTCGCCGAGAAAAACCATTGCTGTTCTCGGCTGCTCTTTTCCGGCTTTTTTCCACGACGCCAGCCCTGGCCAGTTGGTTACCGGTTTAAAACGACTCGGCTTCGCCGAAGTGCATGAAGGCGCTTCTGGAGTTGAACTGATCGCGGACTCCTACATGCAGCAGGTCGACAGCTCTTCGGATCAACCGCTGATCAGCACCCACTGTCCCACCATCGTTGACCTGATCGAACGTCATTACCCGCAAATGCTTAAAAACCTGATGAGCACCGTCTCGCCGATGATCGCCATCGGACGCTTCATCAAGGCGCATCACGGCGACAATGTACGCGTTATCTACATCAGTTCCTGTATTGCCGGAAAGTTCGAAATTGCGGCAGAACAGGTTTCTGGCGCGATTGACGGCGTGCTGACCTATAAAGAACTGAGCCAGATGTTCCGTCAGCAGAAACTTGACCTGAGCCGACTTGGCACCACTCCATTCGATGGCCTTGAGCCCAAAAAGGGGCGACTGTTCCCGATCACGGGCGGACCGTTTCAGGTGTTTAACGTCAATGATGACTTTTTCCACCCACAGTTCATCTCGACCGAAGGAGAAGAGAACTCTCTTGAAATCATTCGCGACCTTGCCGCAGGGCGGATTCATGCTCGACTGGTCGATATCCGCTTCTGTAATGGTGGATGCATCGGCGGTCCCGGCAAAAACAACCGCCTGACCACCTTTTCCAAGCGCACCCTGATCCATCAATATTTCCAAAGCGGCTCAACAACATACAAGACCAATCCGAGCTATCTGGAGCCACTGTCGGACCTGAATCTGACACGCACCTTTCGCAACAAGCACAAACGCCTTGATCTGCCAAGCGGCGACAGTATTCGCAAGATCCTTCAGCAGACCAACAAACTGCGTGAACAGGATGAACTGGATTGTGGTGCCTGCGGTTATGCCACCTGCCGTGAACACGCCATTGCCGTCTATCAGGGGCTGGCAGATATTGAAATGTGTCTGCCCTACTCCTTGCAACGCCTGGAGGAAGACCGGGTTATCCTTGCCCAGAAGTACGAACTGGCCAAGCACGCCCTGTCTCAGGAATTCGGCGAAGTGGAAATCGTCGGCAAAGACCCGCACACCATTGAAGTACTCAATCTGATCCGTCAGGTTGGTCCAACACCGACGACTGTTCTCATCCGCGGCGAAAGCGGTACCGGTAAAGAGCTTACCGCCCGGGCCATCCACCAGATGAGCCAACGGGCCGATAAAACCCTGGTCACCCTCAACTGCACCACCCTGACAGACAGTCTGCTCGAAAGTGAGTTGTTCGGTCATAAGAAAGGGGCGTTCACCGGAGCAATGACGGACAAACGCGGGCTATTTGAAGCAGCCAACGGCGGCACGATTTTTCTCGATGAGATCGGCGATATCACACCAAAACTGCAAGCGGAATTACTGCGCGTCCTCGACAGTGGCGAGATTCGCCCAGTGGGTGGCAACAGCAGCCGTGAAGTGGATGTACGCCTGATTGCCGCCACCAACAAAAACCTCGAACAAGGAGTCAAAGACGGCTGGTTTCGAGAGGATCTGTTTTATCGCCTGAACGTATTCTCCATCACCATGCCGCCACTACGCAATCGCCTGGACTCCCTCGAAGCGTTGGTCGAACAATTCCTGCGCAGCACCAGTAAGCGCGTCAACAAAACCATCGACAGCATTGACCGCCGCGCCATTGAGGCCATGCGCAACTACCAGTGGCCGGGCAACATCCGCGAATTGCAGAACATCATTGAACGTGCGGCCGTATTAACTCAGGACAATTGTATCCACCTGGAGAATCTGCCAGTCATTTTTACCGAGCTGATCGCCAAACACCACGATGGTCCGGATCAGCAGATCTCATCATTTCGCGACAGCCTTGACAAACAGCTGCACCTGATTGAAAAAGGACTTCTCAAAAGCTATCTGCAGCAAACACAGGGTAACGTTTCCGAGGCCGCGCGCCGTGCGCAGCTGCCACGGCGCAGCATGTACCGCCTGCTCGAGCGCCACAACCTCAGCGGGGAGGATTATCGCCAAGGCGACAAGTGA
- a CDS encoding oligopeptide/dipeptide ABC transporter ATP-binding protein, with translation MTTPLLELRHVHKSFTVTGQQFGKKALLPAVCDVSLQLERGKTLGLVGESGCGKSTISKLIMGLLKPDQGSIHYENTCLSDLSPRQWRPFRSHIQMIFQDPYASLNPRMTIEEILSEPFIIHTRLDATQRRQKVHALLDTVGLSASFARRYPHEFSGGQRQRIGIARALALQPEIIIADEPVSALDLSIQAQIINLLAQLQQEFSLTYLFISHDLSVVEHLCDNIAVMYLGRIVEHSDVDSFYRQPAHPYSEALLQALPVADPSRPRQTLPSGEIPSPLDPPPGCPFHPRCPYTTDLCRQQVPQLALDRQQRLAACHHCNELTLHGLLA, from the coding sequence ATGACAACACCGTTGCTGGAACTGCGCCATGTCCACAAAAGTTTTACCGTCACCGGTCAACAGTTTGGCAAAAAAGCGCTGCTTCCTGCCGTATGCGACGTTTCGTTGCAGCTAGAGCGAGGCAAAACTCTCGGGTTGGTCGGAGAATCCGGTTGTGGCAAATCAACCATCAGTAAATTGATTATGGGTCTGCTGAAACCGGACCAGGGCAGCATCCATTATGAAAACACCTGTCTGAGCGACTTATCCCCGCGACAATGGCGACCCTTTCGCAGCCATATCCAGATGATTTTTCAGGATCCGTATGCCTCGCTCAACCCGCGGATGACAATCGAGGAGATTCTCTCGGAGCCGTTCATCATCCACACCAGGCTCGACGCAACACAGCGACGGCAAAAAGTACACGCGTTGCTCGACACCGTTGGCTTGTCCGCTTCTTTTGCTCGACGCTATCCACATGAATTTTCCGGAGGCCAACGTCAACGGATCGGGATCGCCCGCGCTTTGGCACTGCAACCGGAAATCATCATCGCCGACGAGCCGGTTTCAGCTCTCGACCTGTCCATTCAGGCCCAGATCATCAACCTGTTGGCTCAATTGCAACAAGAATTCAGCTTAACCTATCTGTTTATCTCTCACGATCTGTCGGTAGTTGAACATCTGTGCGACAACATTGCCGTGATGTATCTTGGGCGCATCGTTGAGCACAGTGATGTGGACAGCTTCTATCGCCAACCGGCGCACCCTTACAGTGAAGCCTTGTTGCAGGCGCTGCCCGTTGCCGACCCCAGTCGCCCTCGCCAGACCTTACCGAGCGGTGAAATCCCTTCTCCACTGGATCCGCCCCCAGGCTGCCCCTTTCACCCCCGCTGTCCCTATACCACAGACCTCTGTCGTCAGCAGGTTCCCCAACTGGCACTCGACAGACAACAGCGCCTTGCGGCCTGTCATCATTGCAATGAATTAACCCTCCACGGCTTGCTCGCTTGA
- a CDS encoding ABC transporter ATP-binding protein, whose translation MSTDSSTLHVKQLATFFFTADGIVKAVRDVSLQLAAGQTLALVGESGCGKSMTALSILRLVPQPGRIVSGQIDFNGVDLLQLPSEEMRRVRGNQIAMIFQDPMTALNPVFTIGSQIEEVLHLHLGLEGKEARQQAVDLLHQVGIPAPAQRCRDYPHQLSGGMRQRVMIAMALACNPAVLIADEPTTALDVTIQAQIMELLNEQRQKRQMASLLISHDLGVVAQHADTVAIMYDGLIVEQAPVRTLFNAPRHPYTQGLLECIPQIGRRQQPLSNMPQGSFWNHCPEQFAPRATEFAPLINISEQHWVRQWEATS comes from the coding sequence ATGTCCACTGATTCATCGACACTTCATGTCAAACAATTGGCAACCTTCTTTTTCACGGCTGATGGCATTGTCAAAGCGGTTCGCGACGTTTCGTTACAACTCGCTGCAGGTCAGACCTTGGCGCTGGTTGGGGAATCGGGCTGCGGCAAATCCATGACGGCACTATCGATTTTGCGGCTGGTCCCACAACCGGGCCGCATTGTCTCTGGACAAATTGACTTTAACGGCGTTGACCTGTTGCAGCTTCCCAGCGAAGAGATGCGCCGCGTGCGCGGCAACCAGATTGCCATGATCTTTCAGGACCCGATGACCGCCCTGAATCCTGTCTTCACGATTGGCAGTCAGATTGAAGAGGTCCTCCACCTACATCTTGGCCTGGAAGGTAAGGAAGCCCGTCAACAAGCGGTTGATCTGCTTCATCAGGTGGGAATCCCTGCACCAGCTCAGCGTTGTCGTGACTACCCCCATCAACTATCCGGAGGCATGCGTCAGCGGGTCATGATCGCCATGGCTCTTGCCTGCAACCCTGCGGTCCTGATTGCAGATGAACCGACCACAGCTCTTGACGTCACGATTCAGGCGCAAATCATGGAATTACTTAACGAACAGCGCCAAAAACGCCAGATGGCCAGCTTATTGATCAGCCACGACCTCGGCGTCGTCGCACAGCATGCCGATACCGTTGCCATCATGTACGATGGCCTCATTGTTGAGCAGGCCCCCGTGCGGACGTTGTTTAATGCGCCCCGCCACCCCTATACGCAAGGCCTGCTTGAATGCATCCCGCAAATTGGCCGCCGCCAGCAACCGCTGTCTAACATGCCACAGGGTTCCTTCTGGAATCATTGCCCTGAACAGTTTGCCCCACGCGCAACGGAATTCGCCCCGTTGATCAACATTTCAGAGCAACATTGGGTGCGACAATGGGAGGCAACGTCATGA
- a CDS encoding ATP-binding protein — translation MNSISDIIKLLASFVAGAAILSFLSFTQKTVVGYPHLILGYVIPSMAGGLTGASLFLLYRRSCLLSNQSTADLARFSAIELTYSILSGSILLCLFSTIQKALAGYPMKPQGFIVPVIFGSLSGALIGMYLTRNRRLLISQKNSAATLRQAKDRTDDIIASISDGLLVTGVDGCVELVNPAAEKLLEISASALIGQTLPAILQQASAEDHSDFFRSANLGQSTQIKLNTKDGSLRTVHAKTAAVHNGQRCNGEIMLLLHDNTEEHRIDRMKSEFLSTATHNLKTPITAITGYSELLMDQDQLPADEQKEFLTYIHDKAWQLNKLIDNLLDISRVESGREIRLEKTQVEASKVLQEIKEFCNSQQTRCEFQYQFEQVDSLLYIDLAKISQVMENLISNAIKFSPGGGLISLKGQRIGNSYEIKIADEGIGMSDEECCQIFDRFYRADASEQAPKGFGLGLTLVKQLIEAHGGEIQVTSIPRQGTSISFQLPIRNDAFDVH, via the coding sequence ATGAATTCCATTTCTGACATCATCAAGCTGCTGGCATCTTTTGTCGCCGGTGCTGCGATTCTCAGCTTTCTGTCGTTCACCCAGAAAACCGTGGTGGGCTATCCCCACCTGATTCTTGGGTACGTCATCCCTTCCATGGCGGGTGGCCTCACCGGTGCCAGTCTGTTTCTGCTCTATCGACGGAGCTGCCTGCTGTCAAATCAGAGCACGGCAGATTTAGCCCGATTCTCTGCCATTGAACTGACCTACAGCATTCTTAGCGGCAGCATTCTGCTGTGCCTGTTTTCCACCATTCAGAAAGCCTTGGCCGGGTATCCGATGAAACCCCAGGGGTTTATTGTCCCGGTCATTTTCGGCAGCTTAAGCGGTGCGTTGATCGGCATGTATCTGACCCGCAATCGCCGCCTGTTGATCTCCCAGAAAAATTCCGCAGCAACATTACGTCAGGCCAAAGACCGCACCGATGACATCATTGCTTCAATCAGTGATGGTCTTTTGGTGACCGGAGTCGATGGCTGCGTTGAGCTGGTCAATCCAGCAGCCGAAAAACTGTTGGAGATTTCGGCATCAGCTCTGATTGGCCAAACCCTGCCGGCAATTTTACAGCAGGCAAGCGCTGAAGATCACAGCGACTTTTTTCGCTCAGCCAACCTTGGCCAGAGCACTCAGATCAAGCTCAACACCAAAGATGGCAGTTTGCGTACCGTCCATGCCAAGACCGCTGCCGTTCACAATGGCCAACGTTGCAATGGTGAAATCATGTTACTGCTGCATGACAACACCGAAGAGCACCGCATTGACCGGATGAAATCGGAATTTCTTTCCACGGCAACCCATAATCTCAAAACGCCGATTACCGCCATCACCGGTTATTCTGAGTTACTGATGGATCAGGATCAATTACCCGCCGATGAACAGAAAGAATTCCTGACCTATATCCACGACAAAGCCTGGCAATTGAATAAATTGATCGACAACTTGCTTGACATCAGTCGTGTTGAATCAGGTCGGGAAATCCGCCTGGAAAAAACCCAGGTTGAGGCCAGTAAGGTTCTGCAAGAAATTAAAGAGTTCTGCAACAGCCAACAAACCCGCTGCGAATTTCAATATCAATTCGAGCAGGTCGACAGCCTGCTCTATATTGACTTGGCAAAGATCTCTCAGGTCATGGAAAATTTGATCAGCAACGCGATCAAGTTCTCCCCGGGTGGCGGTTTGATCTCTCTCAAAGGACAACGCATCGGCAACAGCTACGAAATTAAAATCGCGGATGAAGGGATCGGCATGAGCGACGAAGAGTGTTGCCAGATTTTCGATCGTTTCTACCGTGCCGACGCCTCTGAACAGGCGCCTAAAGGTTTTGGCCTGGGACTCACCCTGGTCAAACAACTCATAGAAGCCCATGGTGGAGAAATACAGGTCACCAGCATCCCGCGCCAAGGGACCAGCATTTCATTCCAACTGCCGATCCGAAATGACGCGTTTGATGTCCACTGA
- a CDS encoding Tex family protein, with product MAEKITLTALLIDWLCDDAELQRRQVENCVALLEGGATVPFIARYRKEQTGELDEVKICHIQERLHYYQDLEQRKQTVLQTIEQAGKLDETLRAQIVQVRDKAVLEDLYLPFKPRRRTRATMARERGLEPLALALVQGSMTREAIERLADQLAAQHDELADGVAALKGAGDILAEQINELAVIRARVRQLSWQHGVLVSRVAESYADKPSKYESYYQASEAIKQIPSHRMLALRRGEAEEVLRLTLETPRDEILFEMDRLFQRAKMADWKDFFQKVIADAYDRLLAPSIEVELRLEAKRLAEEAAIVVFADNLRHVLLAPAAGERVVLGIDPGLRTGSKLAVVSATGAFLDHVTIYPHTQKARQGEFSQQISALITKFHVEMVAVGNGTGGREMEQFVRQALQENHHTCPVVMVNEAGASVYSASDIARDEFPDLDITVRGAISIARRLQDPLAELVKIDPKSIGVGQYQHDVNQRALKQALNAVVESCVNHVGVDLNTASAALLGYVSGIGPTLAAGIVRYRDGQGGFKRRQDLLVVPRLGAKVYEQAAGFLRVKGGEPLDNSAVHPENYALVEQMAADAGLAVADLVGHAEKAKQLDLKRYVSDRIGLPTLNDIRAELVKPGRDPRQQFEVACFREDVQQLDDLVVGMVLQGSVTNVAAFGAFVDIGVHQDGLVHISELANRFVKNPAEIVKVGQVVRVKVLSVDSLRKRISLSIKQAEHTTTP from the coding sequence ATGGCTGAGAAGATAACATTAACGGCACTGCTGATCGACTGGTTGTGTGACGATGCCGAGCTGCAACGGCGGCAGGTTGAAAACTGTGTCGCCCTGTTGGAAGGTGGGGCAACTGTTCCATTTATTGCCCGCTATCGCAAAGAGCAGACCGGCGAGCTGGATGAGGTGAAAATTTGCCACATCCAGGAGCGGCTTCATTATTATCAGGATCTGGAACAGCGCAAGCAGACGGTTCTGCAGACCATTGAGCAGGCAGGCAAGCTCGATGAGACCTTACGGGCGCAAATTGTCCAGGTGCGCGATAAAGCCGTTCTGGAAGATCTCTATCTGCCGTTTAAACCGCGTCGGCGCACGCGAGCCACCATGGCTCGTGAGCGTGGACTGGAACCGCTCGCTTTGGCTCTGGTTCAAGGTTCGATGACCAGGGAGGCGATTGAGCGTCTGGCGGATCAGCTGGCTGCCCAGCATGATGAGTTGGCCGATGGCGTTGCGGCCCTGAAAGGCGCTGGAGACATCCTGGCCGAACAGATCAATGAACTGGCCGTTATTCGTGCTCGTGTGCGGCAACTGAGCTGGCAGCATGGCGTATTGGTCAGTCGTGTAGCTGAGTCCTACGCCGACAAGCCAAGTAAGTACGAAAGTTATTATCAGGCCAGTGAAGCCATTAAACAGATTCCATCCCATCGGATGCTGGCTCTGCGCCGTGGTGAGGCGGAAGAGGTGTTGCGCTTGACCCTGGAAACGCCTCGCGACGAGATTCTTTTTGAGATGGATCGTTTGTTTCAACGAGCTAAGATGGCGGACTGGAAAGACTTTTTCCAGAAAGTCATTGCCGATGCCTACGATCGCCTGCTGGCGCCCTCCATTGAAGTCGAATTACGCCTCGAAGCCAAAAGGCTTGCCGAGGAGGCGGCCATTGTCGTGTTCGCCGATAACCTGCGCCATGTTCTGCTGGCTCCGGCGGCGGGTGAGCGGGTTGTGCTCGGCATTGATCCCGGCTTGCGTACCGGTTCTAAATTGGCTGTGGTCAGCGCGACCGGCGCTTTCCTCGATCACGTCACTATTTACCCGCACACTCAAAAAGCGCGGCAGGGCGAATTTTCTCAACAGATCAGTGCCCTGATAACGAAATTCCACGTGGAGATGGTGGCTGTGGGGAATGGCACCGGCGGCCGCGAGATGGAACAGTTTGTCCGCCAGGCGCTGCAGGAGAATCATCACACCTGTCCTGTGGTGATGGTCAATGAAGCGGGGGCCAGTGTCTACTCCGCGTCGGACATTGCCCGTGACGAATTTCCTGATCTCGATATCACCGTGCGCGGCGCGATTTCGATTGCCCGTCGTCTGCAGGACCCTCTGGCGGAACTGGTCAAGATTGACCCGAAAAGCATCGGTGTTGGTCAATATCAGCACGACGTGAACCAGCGTGCTCTGAAACAGGCGTTGAACGCCGTGGTTGAGAGTTGCGTCAATCATGTCGGGGTGGATCTGAACACCGCTTCCGCTGCCTTGCTGGGCTATGTTTCCGGCATCGGGCCGACCCTCGCCGCCGGTATTGTTCGCTATCGTGATGGACAAGGCGGGTTTAAACGCCGACAGGATCTTCTCGTGGTGCCGCGCCTGGGGGCGAAGGTCTATGAGCAGGCGGCCGGTTTTCTGCGGGTGAAGGGGGGCGAGCCGCTCGATAACAGTGCCGTGCATCCGGAAAATTATGCTCTGGTGGAGCAGATGGCGGCCGATGCCGGTTTGGCTGTTGCGGATCTGGTGGGGCATGCCGAGAAAGCCAAACAGCTCGACCTGAAACGCTATGTGAGTGACCGTATCGGCTTGCCGACATTGAACGATATCCGCGCGGAACTCGTCAAGCCGGGTCGCGACCCGCGCCAGCAGTTTGAAGTTGCCTGCTTTCGTGAGGATGTGCAGCAGCTGGACGACCTCGTTGTGGGGATGGTCCTGCAGGGCTCTGTGACCAATGTTGCGGCGTTTGGTGCGTTTGTCGATATCGGCGTCCATCAGGATGGACTGGTGCATATCAGTGAGTTGGCAAACCGCTTTGTAAAAAATCCGGCAGAAATTGTCAAAGTGGGACAGGTCGTTCGTGTTAAGGTACTGTCAGTAGACAGCCTGCGCAAAAGGATTTCACTGTCTATTAAACAGGCCGAACACACGACAACACCTTGA
- a CDS encoding PHP domain-containing protein, whose product MTEHVDFHTHSTCSDGAFSPQELIEKAAQNRVVAMALCDHDNIDGVEPARKAGHLRGIDVISGVELSCVWKGFEDIHLLGYGFNPEHSGLQQELRDFQQFRRQRNALIVEKINDRLSQRGLQPICYEKVAERAGGTIGRPHIAMELMAAGYAQSVEDAFVKYLTPCNIAKKFFPVDQAMALIRDAGGVAVLAHPPYISRDYSVMAALLDELSAMGMQGVEVYNNGANCDEIEWYLTQVRLRGLFATGGSDFHGIEDGGAELGKIRAIGGIPYHCYTTLREVLA is encoded by the coding sequence ATGACGGAACATGTTGATTTTCATACCCACAGTACCTGCTCCGACGGAGCGTTCTCCCCGCAGGAGCTGATAGAAAAAGCCGCGCAAAACCGTGTCGTGGCCATGGCGCTGTGCGATCATGACAACATTGACGGTGTGGAACCGGCACGTAAAGCCGGTCATTTGCGCGGCATTGATGTGATCAGCGGTGTTGAGTTATCCTGCGTGTGGAAAGGTTTTGAGGATATTCATTTGCTCGGTTACGGATTCAATCCCGAGCATAGCGGTTTGCAGCAGGAGTTGCGCGATTTTCAACAGTTCCGTCGGCAACGCAATGCGTTAATCGTCGAGAAAATCAACGACCGCCTGAGTCAGCGGGGGCTGCAGCCGATTTGTTATGAAAAAGTCGCTGAACGTGCCGGTGGCACCATTGGTCGTCCCCATATTGCCATGGAACTGATGGCGGCCGGTTATGCCCAGAGTGTTGAAGACGCTTTTGTTAAATATTTGACGCCGTGTAATATCGCGAAAAAATTCTTTCCGGTCGATCAGGCGATGGCGTTGATTCGCGATGCCGGTGGCGTCGCGGTTCTGGCCCATCCTCCCTATATTTCACGTGACTATAGCGTGATGGCGGCACTGCTTGATGAACTCAGTGCGATGGGGATGCAAGGGGTCGAGGTCTATAACAATGGGGCCAACTGCGATGAAATTGAGTGGTATCTGACCCAGGTTCGATTGCGGGGATTGTTCGCTACCGGTGGCTCGGATTTTCACGGCATTGAAGATGGTGGCGCTGAGTTGGGTAAGATCCGCGCGATTGGGGGGATTCCCTACCATTGTTACACGACGCTGCGCGAAGTCTTGGCCTGA
- a CDS encoding peptidylprolyl isomerase gives MSVAKPGQRVKVHYTGTYDDGEQFDSSQGKDPLEFTLGASQVIPGFDKAVSGMAVDEKKEIRIEAAEAYGEYDDEQLAAVDRFMLPADLELEVGMQLQAQTEEGIPLIVTIAAIDGDQVTLDGNHPMAGKALNFALHLVEIADAE, from the coding sequence ATGAGTGTTGCAAAACCAGGTCAACGCGTCAAGGTGCACTACACCGGAACCTATGATGATGGCGAACAGTTTGACTCGTCACAGGGCAAGGATCCTCTGGAGTTTACTTTGGGGGCGTCCCAGGTGATTCCCGGTTTCGACAAGGCCGTCAGTGGTATGGCTGTTGACGAGAAAAAAGAGATTCGCATCGAAGCCGCTGAAGCCTATGGCGAGTACGATGACGAGCAGCTTGCAGCCGTTGATCGTTTCATGTTGCCGGCTGATCTTGAGCTGGAAGTGGGAATGCAGCTCCAGGCGCAAACCGAAGAGGGGATTCCGCTGATTGTGACCATCGCTGCGATTGACGGCGACCAGGTCACTCTGGACGGTAATCATCCCATGGCCGGCAAGGCTTTGAACTTCGCCCTGCATCTCGTTGAGATTGCCGACGCGGAATAA